The Ranitomeya variabilis isolate aRanVar5 chromosome 7, aRanVar5.hap1, whole genome shotgun sequence DNA window TCTTACATTCAGTCTCGGACCTGGTAGAACAGGTGGAGCTTCATGTGAACAAACTGACCAAGGACATTAATCGTCTTGAAGGATTATGTAATATCACTGATCCACTGACCTTTCTACAAGACGTAAACGCCGGTGACATGAGTTCTGAGAGTGGTGATATCATCGGTGATGTAGGACATCCTCCGTGTGTGGATGAAGGCCTAGTCTCGCTGATATTACACAGAGGACTGGGGAACTTTGCTGATGATCTGATTGACATGAAGATAAAGAGACAGTTCTCAGTGATGGATAAATCGGACATATTACTGGATATAGACACGGCCCATAATAACATTATTATATCTGAGGATCTCAGATCTGCTTCTTATTCCGCTGTGTCACAGAACAGACCTGATGGGCCCAAGAGGTTCAGATCCCAGCAGGTGCTAAGTTCTCGCAGCTTCTCCTCCGGGAGACATTACTGGGAGGTGGACGTGAGTGAGGCAGAAAAATGGAATATTGGAGTGGCCGGGGAAAGTCTGGAGAGGAAAGTGAGCGAGAAGGAATCTTATATTGGCTTTAATGAGAAATCCTGGACTGTAATTACTGTGACAAATTTCTTTGCAAGTCATAACAATATTCATAAAAAGCTAGTATCAGATTCTCCTGTGCAGGTTGTGGGCATCTATCTGGATTACGAGGCCGGGCGTCTGTCCTTCTATCAggtgtgtgaccccatcagacacttacacaccttcaccgCCTCCTTCTCCGAGCCGCTCTATGCCTCTTTCTGTCTATATAATAATTGTACGATCAGAATCATAAAATAATTACAACAAAATGATGACAAAGCGTGAAGTGAATCTTCGCCTTCTATCATTTACACTTTTAGGTCTAACACTGTCCTGATCGCAGGCCGGGCATGATGGGCTGCATATCAGCGTTACACTCGCAGGCAGTTTGCCATGTCTTTAATTTCAGTAATCAGAGGATCGCACTTCCATGGTACCTGCTGGGACTAAAGGAAAAATGATAACAAATTTTTTTAGGAAAATAAACATTTTAGTCCCCATGATAAGATATTATTTAGCTGCAAGTTACGCCCCCTTAATaattttcatctctgtgtatgtatTGAATCCTACCTAACTTACCACATAACGTCTGTACTAACCGGAATTACGCAGGATTTATTGTCTGTTGTCAAGATGTTTAGGTTTGCATATGGgctgtataaaaaaaataattttttgtaatCAAGACCTGttgtaatttttttccacaaatgttgCTGTGAAGGTTGAAATAGGCTTTAATCCTTTCACTCCAGATCCTGTTTTCACCTtcgtgaccaggacaattttttccaattctgaccagtgtccctttatgaggtaatgactCTAGAATGAGTCAACATatgccagtgattctgagattttttttttatgacatattatacttcatgatagtgtttaaatttgttcgatatgacttttaGTTCTGAAAATATCggcaaaaatgttgcaaattttaaatttttacgccctaaaaccagagagttatgtaacacaaaatagttaataaataaattttccgacatgtctactttacatcagcacaatttttgaaatatatatatattttgttaggaagttagaaggattaaaagttaGTCAGCAATTTCTCagtttccaacaaaattttcaaaattattttttagggaccacctcacattttaagtcactttgaggggtctacattctacattacagaaaatactcaaaagtgacaccattctaaaaactgcacccttcaaactGCTAAAAAAACCACATTcacaaagtttattaacctttcgggTGCATCACTGGAGCTaaagcaatgtgtaaggaaaaaaataaagttttataaaaatgtcactttagccccacattttgcattttcacaaaggtaacaggagaaaatgcaccataacattttttgtgcaatttctcctgagtacacaaatgccccatatatggtggaaaactactgtttgggtgcatggcagggctctgaagggaaggagtgccatttgactttttgaatgtaaaattggctggaactgagacacaatgttgcgtttggagagtccctgaggtgcctaaatagtggaaaccccccataagggacccattttgcaaactagacccctcaaggaatttatctagatgtgtagtgagcactttgaagccccaggagcatcacataattttataacgctgagccgtggaaataaaaaatcacattttcgccacaaaaatgttgttttggccccaatttttttattttcacaagagtaacgggagaaaatggaccaaaaaatttgttgtgcaatttctattgAGTACGCCGATTCCTAATGtatggggggaaactactgtttgggtgaacgACAGGGCTAGGAAAGAGAGTAGTGGCCATGTAACAAACCCTGTAAATAGATGAAACCACAATGACGGCGATGAAGGGAATGTTAATAACTGCAGTCCTTTCATTGTGGGGGGAGGTTTATTTCTCTAATGAAAGTAATGGGAATCCAGGCAAACATCTAAGTGGAGTACATTTCTATCCCAAAGTCATACATTTGTATTTGCCAAGCATCACAGATTGACACCTATTAATGCAGTGGAGATGAGGAACTTTGAGGGAACTTTGCACATGTACAGGGTTTGAGGGGTTTTTTTTATCACACAATCCATGACAAGGACTCAGTGGATTTATTACAAGTAGGATATTTACAATAACATACATTACGGAAACCTAAAGGACAAGGGCACAATTAAAGGGAAAAAGTAATAGGAGAGGGTGGTGTAAGGTGGGAAGTTGGAAGATACCTAactagggccgccatcagggcattattgcccTTACTGCCGtatggggcccaatgagcagagggggcccgcagcgGGCCCCTCTGATGTAGAAATTTTTGGGTTGGATAaacttatccctgtgtgtgctgtggccgctcccaataagactgagtattttgagcgctcaaggaagaaagactgcacaacattattgtgtcaataacattccatcaatactgatactttattgtacatacatagtttttatgatagcatatagaaaggagtggttaggggtggttaggggtggttagttaattaccatattgtctagctcctctgtcattggttatctaaacatatatggaatattgtgattaatgctcatatgactgctgattaagcaactagaattgagctctctgcatgtaggacagagttgagacatctgacactgttgctctgccgtttcagcaagattcagctatattctaggcattatttcagacatctgacccaagttccgcttttgagatggaaaacccccatacaatctgtctggcttatatcagttcattgtcagccattttaagccattgattataatgtatatattagctgtgagtatatgagtatatatgattatagagcagtatacatgcaagtgagatctacatgatatacatatttctatcacaagccccccttagatatcacttgccctaattctagcctcctgtcccaaagcgctgcagctcttttgtgctgtcggtgaactgacacaagcctaacgcctgcgccccactccgtacagacttttcgcaaatgggcggtcaggagatctgtccctaacgggggttcgttgcaatcagtctcttagtcaatagcatgtgtagtgagcgatgtgtagtctttatcaggtaggtcatctattcggtcaggcacggcatccacaacatcatactggcttgggtgtcatcttctggtaggggagctttcttgcaatgcgatgagtggatccaagtgggtcttccctccagtttcacagagtttggtgtcatcagcagcacttgaacaggaccatcaagtctgggatcgagtggtgttcttcttacaaacttttttcaccaactcccagtctcctggcttcaaggagtgcgtatcggacactgtatctggatctggcaatgaagaaaaaaatctctagaatggatattagcaagtttcttggtgagttcaattacataagcagacaaagtatcatattgcataatcagctgctgagggaaaggatacccctaatctggggctagacccaaacaaaatttcatatggtaacagcttttctgggcctctgggagtgtgtgcctaacactgagtagtgtgattgggagtgtgtaggcctaagtctgaccctactgctgactagatctctcgtgtgagacttGCTGTGAATGCggatccctggtcactctctatcacttctgggaccccatatctgcatatctcatctctgagagtagcttctttgcagtagtctttgctgactggttcctcactgggaaagcttctggccatcctgagaacatgtccacggccacaagggcatattcgaaacttccacttggcggaatttggatgtggtctatctggatcctctggaaggggtacagtggtctggcaagacgatgtgtgggaactttctccattcttccagggttgcatttgccgcaggtcagacagctgctagtgcacttggctgttagggtggagatttctggagcgaaccagtaagcaccaatcggatcattcatctgtgtctttaatctgtgtgtgggcccatgtgcccactggaccaccatagggtacatgcttcggggtaaacagggtttgtagtccattgagtatatccttccttcttcatgtgttactCACttttgcatccagcattccttcttgtcctttggggcttcctcttgcagctttttgagcagatcccaggatgtcatcttgtcaggtttcctgtcttcagccgtcctgtagtagccgtccggctctacgacctcttccacttgtccatattgtcttcccttgactgcttctttggcagccatatccgccatgttgttgcctcgtgcctctactgtgtttagttatccatgcgctttgacttttagtactgccaccacttttggaagttgaagtgcgttcagcaggtccttaatggctccatgatgcttcacggttgttccgcttgctgtgatgaagtcccttgcagcccagatgggtccgaagtcgtgtgctatgccatgcgagtacctcgaatcggtatacattttctcagtcttgtcttctgccatctggtaggccttcatcagcgctatcagttctgcttcctgggctgacagactgggcggcagacttctggaccacaggatctcttgattgctggtcactgcacatcctgtgtggaatcttccttcatcatctgcaaatctggagccatccacatagaggatcaactctgggttggtcagtggctcttctgctaccttgggtagtcctgctgtttcctgttgcatgatgctgaagcaatcatggtcatccgtccggagcaaattcagatcccatgcagactttttatctgagggtccatatctgtatccccccttgggagtgggagtagagtggacgggttgatgaCTGTGCATCtgcagatggtgacattgttgggcaggagtagagagcactggaagcgaagatgcctggcggtggagagatgttttagctgggtttggttgaggattgctgagatgtcatgcagagccaggatttccaatggttttttccactgatgtcagtagtcctgtccaggagggcgtgtgctgcaactgctgctctcatgcgggaggaagaggctccccttgcaactggatccaggcaagctgaaaagtagtccgaaagtctctgctttctcccctgaagctgcgtcaggactccagtagcaaggccttcttttctcatcaagtagagacggaatggcttctcgtagtcagatgggcctagtgctggcgctgagactactgcgcctttaacttcttgaacgagctgaaggctgcatcagtcaggaggaacggggtcacgctgacgtattcacacagaggctgcattaggactgaggtatcagggatccaggctctgcaatacgaaactagaccaaggaaggcctgtagcacctttggaattgttggaggaaccatcttctccactgtggtcttccggtcatctgtcaggtgtttcgcctggtgagcaatacattgtctctggaacgtaactcgcttcagacaccactggactttgttctttgagatcttgcagtgctgctccgccaggtagagtaggagatacaaggaatgggcttttacacgtgtcaaagtcaattgcacaaaggattagattgtccatgtattgtagcagggttacttctgcatgttctgcgacccagttggtgaggactgtggacattgctttggtgaactgtgaagggctgttctgggcccactgtggcatcactgtccatgtgtggtgtcccccctggtgcgttaaggcaaacaggaactggtcatccaggtgaaggggaacactgaagaaaacattagccaggtcggtcactgtgaacacttttgctgtggcaggcagatTTGAGAGCAGAGTATGCGGATTcgacataattgcagtttcaaacaccgtggcgtcattcacagctctcaggtcatgtaccattctgacttggctggctctccttttacagtctttttctgacGGGGAAAGCAGAggcttgcaaggcgatgtgcaaggaacaacgattcctatttccaggtagaccttcagttggtcagaggcagcttgactctaggcctggcctgggccttacgagggtacggggtacatggcttgagtgacacccgtactggggcaacttgaggttttctcacgtgctggggtcccttagaccatagactttctggtactacatccagtacctccttgggtaggcctcatcgattgttcaatgttcttgtagggccgccagcatgactcttctcgggtcagggatgaagaaagtgtcactgtcccatcttcctggaacactgtggttgccttcagcttctgcagtaggttcgctcccagcaggttgagtggcaggtcctttacaccacaaactgggacaggatagagtgtcctggctgagtgcacacgctcagtggctttgtaagctgagaatgtctgacttgaccaccaatgcccatgcgagacacagaggattctgataggcaggtgggatcagcgagttccacaggtgtcatcacacttctggctgcaccactttggatctgacaacgccatccactttaagggtaatttgaggtattggtcttgcagatgaagttttacatgtcaggagcgtagtgtcttgcgggcctggcttgcttgcctctgtcctatggacggggtacttcactgctttctgcacttcctccttgacctgtttctctggaccaactcttggattgcatgggtccagtctctttgggggcgtgggtgctttgcactggttctggtaatggccaaacttgccacagatgtaacacttgacactttttctgtctttgtagggtggttgcgcttccaggtcagtggtcaccatgagaggggctgtcttctgcacccctggttgggactcaatccctttggctactgtggacaacggcagtggggaccggcctgctgattgaagctgcggtggtaagacggggcctgcaggtgcatttgtggcgaggcccgggggtgccatgagaccggcggctgcatccaacccaaggtcttggggcattacaggtgctgcggctgcatctgccgtcacttcttacccctggtctgacatagcttctcccctttgctaaccttattgaggtcggtgtctcctctctggagtctgcagcggttcttccgctgtgttgatcggcactttgcagtgtcttcacctctggctccccttctggcgttctcagcagcacagcacccgtttccttcttcgcgctctttgtggtgctataatggcggcagttttggcaacaattagcaataaacagttTCCTAGGtgcacataaaccattttgctgggtcagtccactgctattgacctgttctcaggcctagccactatcagtggtttcctgattggctgtctcagtccatgcacaaaggcctgtgccaacatttgcctgtgtatctggtcatgaatggtgaagcccaagtcttggaatgcttgcattactctgccatgaaacttctttacagactctgtcttgtcttggctcatgtcatggcttgtcctgccaatctgcctttggcccactctctgagctgttcaattagctgtggctctgactcccaagcgtgtacgtctgattctgctggaagtttgaattgttccttcatgattggccagagtgcatcacctgcttctatttccattcatggcccagagatcattccaggtggctgcatatgtttgctgcttctgctactttcttcggtaaaatggcatgggatgcatccctgggtctggaagattgtcacctgacttgaagtgcagtgcccatagtgtaatggtggtgcctctatctgcccctgcatttttggtgcctgtggtgttatgttgggctggtggttaggagcactagaaattaccagatgagcaaactagcaatacaggacgagctctgggaagtgggagctctgctgaccgcaacccctaatcctatcacaacaactagaaatagccgtggagcgttcctgactctgcctagacgcctcttcacagcctaagagctaactacccctaaagatagaaaatacagcctaccttgcctcagagaaatttccccaaagaaataggcagcccccacatatattgactgtgagttaagatggaagtcacaaacacaggaatgaaataggtttcagcataggaggccagactaactaaacagactgaggatagaaaagataTCTTTGcggcagcataaaaaactaacaaaaaaccacgcagagtgtgcaaaagaaaccaccgcaccgactcacggcgcggtggtgccactctgcatcccagagcttccagctaacaagattaaatcataatagcaagctggacaaaaacacagtggtaacaaataaactagcagggacttagcttttgctgaagtagacaggtcatgtgaaagatccaagagaactgaaccagtactaggacattgacagctggcatcaagtaacgatctgaatggagttaaatagagcagccagccacggcctgaacgagatcagctggagaaggaatctcagaaccagcagctccactcacagccaccagagggagtccatgaacagaactcgccgaagtaccattcataaccacaggagggagctcgagagcagaattcacaacagtaccccccccttgaggaggggtcaccgaaccctcaccagagcctccaggccgctccggacgagccaaatgaaaggcacgaacaagatcggcagcatgaacatcagaggcaactacccaggaattatcctcctgaccataacctttccacttgactaggtactgaagtttccagctcgaaatacgagaatccaaaatcttctccaccacatactccaactccccctcaaccaacaccggggcaggaggatcagcggagggaaccataggagccacatatatccgcaacaacgacctatcaaactcattatggatggcgaaagaagctggaaggtccaaacgaaatgacacaggattaataatttcagaaatcttataaggaccaatgaaacgaggcttaaacttaggagacgaaaccttcataggaacaaaacgagacgacaaccaaaccaaatccccaacacgaagtcggggaccaacacagcgacggcggttagcgaaacgttgagccttctcctgggacaatgtcaaattgtccactacgtgagtccaaatttgctgcaacctgtccaccacagaatccacaccaggacagtccgaaggctcaacctgccctgaagaaaaacgagggtggaaaccagaattacagaaaaaaggcgaaaccaaagtggccgagctggcccgattattaagggcgaactcagccaaaggcaagaaggacacccaatcatcctgatcagcagaaacaaagcatctcagatatgtttccaaagtctgattggttcgttcggtttggccatttgtctgaggatggaaagctgaagaaaaagacaaatcaatgcccatcttagcacaaaaggaccgccaaaatcttgaaacaaactgggaacctctgtccgacacgatgttctccggaatgccatgtaaacgaaccacatgctggaaaaacaatggaaccaaatcagaggaggaaggcaatttaggcaaaggtaccaaatggaccatcttagagaagcgatcacaaaccacccagataacttacatcctctgagagacagggagatctgaaataaaatccatggaaatatgcgtccagggccttttcaggaccggcaagggcaaaagcaacccactggcacgagaacagcagggcttagcccgagcacaagtcccacaggactgcacaaaagaacgcatatctcgtgacaaggaaggccaccaaaaggatctagccaccaaatctctggtaccaaagattccaggatgaccagccaacaccgaacaatgaacctcagagataactctactagtccatctatcagggacaaacagcttctccgctggacaacggtcaggtctatcagcctgaaactcctgcagcacccgccgcaaatcaggggagatggcagacaaaattaccccctctttgagaataccagccggctcaggaactcccggagaatcaggcacaaaactccttgaaagggcatcagccttcacattcttagaacccggaaggtacgaaaccacaaaattgaagcgggagaaaaacagcgaccatcgagcctgtctaggattcaacagcttggcagactcgagataagtcagattcttgtgatccgtcaagaccaccacgcgatgtttggctccttcaagccaatgtcgccactcctcaaacgcccacttcatagccaacaactctcgattacccacatcataattgcgctcagcaggcgaaaactttatagaaaagaaagcaaacggtttcatcacagagccatcagaacctctttgagacaaaacagcccctgctccaatctcagaagcatccacctcgacctgaaacgggagcgaaacatctggctaacaacacaggggcagaagaaaaacgacgcttcaactcctgaaaagcctcaacggccgcagaggaccaattgaccacatcagcacctttcttggtcaaatcagtcaatggtttaacactagaaaaattagcgatgaagcgacggtaaaaattagcaaagcccagaaatttctgaaggctcttcacagaagtaggctgagtccaatcataaatggcctgaactttaacagggtccatctcgatagtagaaggggaaaaaatgaagcccaaaaatgaaaccttctgaactccaaagagacatttagaccccttcacaaacaaggaatgagcacgaaggacctggaacaccattctgacctgcttcacatgagactcccaatcgtctgaaaagaccaaaatatcatccaaatatacaatcatgaatctatccaggtactttcggaagatgtcatgcataaaggactgaaacacagatggagcattagaaagcccgaatggcatcaccaagtactcaaaatggccctcgggcgtattaaatgctgttttccattcgtcgccccgtttaatacgcacaagattatacgcccctcgaagatctatcttggtgaaccagctagctcccttaatccgagcaaacaaatcagacagtagcggcaaagggtactgaaatttgacggtgattttattaagaaggcggtaatctatacaag harbors:
- the LOC143786160 gene encoding E3 ubiquitin-protein ligase TRIM11-like, translated to MASADLRDELNCSICLSLYTDPVSLRCGHNFTTPGPGGGHNFCRSCIVSVLDAQEAAGGYSCPDCRAEYPERPALEKNRKLRNIVERFSSTQPGMEETRIFCTYCTKYPVPAVRTCLHCETSMCEEHLTAHNKSVNHNLTEPTVSFMDRKCSTHNEILKYYCPIDATCICVSCWVAGDHKGHEVEPLDVASEKAKEKLRPVMEKLNSKREETEKRVQNLKDYSTQQGYKSAGLGDRVALLFTDLRKKLDDLEKRIQGEISRQKDQVLHSVSDLVEQVELHVNKLTKDINRLEGLCNITDPLTFLQDVNAGDMSSESGDIIGDVGHPPCVDEGLVSLILHRGLGNFADDLIDMKIKRQFSVMDKSDILLDIDTAHNNIIISEDLRSASYSAVSQNRPDGPKRFRSQQVLSSRSFSSGRHYWEVDVSEAEKWNIGVAGESLERKVSEKESYIGFNEKSWTVITVTNFFASHNNIHKKLVSDSPVQVVGIYLDYEAGRLSFYQVCDPIRHLHTFTASFSEPLYASFCLYNNCTIRIIK